The uncultured Desulfobulbus sp. genome window below encodes:
- a CDS encoding PAS domain S-box protein — MDRVISRDKTAQLAALLHSSLEQLANTTGMGVTLLRCDGSMIDALDWPQSCAPSFAPEMTSRCFTEPPRTQITTEPTVTHLSCQADCLFLSTPILTDPHQCATLLVGPYTHTPASHVTQLEIPSSLNCPPPSSLTYIAPKELPWLSALLKTSAELIALKIDSHTHRTAEKKIRESHEYLQSFFHAAPLGLVVSHQRTLIKVNKKFCEITGYSEKELVNQSQRPFYETEEEYERVYKELSHAMWGEKQIGHVESTCIRKDGSIIDTALYAAPINPKDPSAGAAVVIQDITEQKRNNALLRLSNDKLQSLFRAAPVGLAIIRDRNFYSVNEQMAHISGYEIDELTLMNVRQLYTSEEAYQAVGNALYSPLWVEGRTDTEATLVRKDGTYRELYLSMAPVDMNNPNAGVAVSCLDLTTLKKTEQDLQHHRAMVQSLFDAVPVGLAIIKNRTFISVNKALEQLLGRSIDDLKGLPTRKLYPNHEEFFRVRDLLYNKLWRTGTHNYVETQLMSADGSFRDVSLSAAAINPDNPQEGAAVAIYDQTQQKHTQKMLQLSEDRFRTIAHFSGHILYDYDIQSGNITWTGETENMTGYPLTALNELGIAGWFDQVHPADLERVKKELERTTAEHNLFQTSYRFKKADGTYIHVEEEGVPFYDENSLATQMVGIVRDITSRVKTEQELIDSEYRYRTLFESAGNAQFLLHNGIIINCNQQALKLFCCSREDLIGLTPLAISPEKQSDGRSSQEKILENKKLLRQGLPLRFEWTHQTFDGRLFEAEIYLNSMLISGIECVHANMRDITDRKKAERDLRESEFRFRSFYNTNPEGIALLNFEGIVLDTNKSFLRESGYELEQCVGYHFREFVQNEQEQAKLVEAIAALKSGIANTVPLEVSYVNAQGITVPVSVKGWLVVDNTSQPMYIGVFIRNLSVEKALSLEKAALEKQIIQAQKSEAIGTLAGGIAHDFNNILGGLIGYTELALLKMPPKHESSVRDYLQRVLEIGQRAKDLVQQILRFSRHSNAKVEPITVVPIVKESLRLLRSTIPSTISIHPQIDLKDEQILGDATQLHQIIMNLATNSYHAMRRTGGTLTISVEKVNFELCRRFLTMEIPPGEYIKLSVKDTGTGISPTVLDRMFEPYFTTKEVNEGTGLGLAVTMGLVKSHKGLIEVDTEIGIGSCFSIYLPLVNAAALPALAAETRLSLGHGERILVVDDEDYFREVIREGLSLLGYSVEVHASSMQTLQQFKQTPMDYDLLISDLTMPEMTGTDLAQRILAIRPSLPIILCTGFSETITEENASHFGIAQLLLKPINIEDMASAVHRVLAQNDASSQS; from the coding sequence ATGGACCGCGTCATCTCGAGAGACAAAACTGCTCAGCTCGCCGCATTACTCCACAGCTCTCTTGAACAACTCGCCAACACAACGGGGATGGGGGTCACCCTATTGCGATGTGATGGATCAATGATTGATGCCCTTGACTGGCCTCAATCGTGCGCGCCATCTTTTGCCCCCGAAATGACAAGCCGTTGTTTTACCGAGCCACCAAGGACTCAGATAACCACCGAACCTACTGTAACCCATTTGTCTTGCCAGGCAGACTGTTTGTTTCTCTCTACCCCTATTCTCACCGATCCCCATCAATGCGCTACTTTGCTTGTTGGCCCCTACACTCACACTCCTGCAAGTCACGTTACTCAACTTGAAATCCCCTCCTCTTTAAACTGCCCTCCCCCTTCTTCCCTTACTTATATTGCCCCTAAGGAACTTCCATGGCTCTCTGCCCTTTTAAAAACATCCGCCGAACTTATCGCTCTTAAAATTGATAGTCATACCCACCGTACCGCAGAAAAGAAAATTCGAGAAAGTCATGAATACCTTCAAAGTTTTTTTCATGCTGCCCCACTTGGCCTGGTAGTGTCTCATCAAAGAACATTGATCAAAGTAAATAAAAAATTCTGTGAAATAACGGGTTACAGTGAAAAGGAACTCGTCAATCAGAGTCAGCGTCCTTTTTATGAAACAGAGGAGGAATACGAACGAGTTTACAAAGAACTTTCACATGCCATGTGGGGGGAAAAACAAATCGGCCATGTCGAATCCACCTGTATCCGTAAAGACGGTTCGATCATCGACACAGCACTCTATGCTGCCCCCATTAACCCCAAAGACCCCAGTGCCGGTGCGGCTGTAGTCATTCAAGATATCACCGAACAGAAGCGCAACAACGCTTTGCTTAGGCTAAGTAACGATAAACTTCAAAGCCTGTTTCGCGCCGCACCAGTAGGGCTTGCTATTATTCGGGATCGTAATTTTTATTCAGTCAATGAACAAATGGCACACATCAGTGGCTATGAGATCGATGAACTCACCCTGATGAACGTCCGCCAGCTGTATACATCTGAGGAAGCTTACCAGGCTGTAGGAAATGCGCTTTACTCTCCCCTTTGGGTTGAAGGGAGAACGGACACTGAAGCCACTCTTGTACGAAAAGATGGAACCTACAGAGAATTGTACCTTTCCATGGCCCCCGTAGACATGAACAACCCTAATGCCGGTGTAGCGGTTTCCTGCCTCGACCTCACAACGCTTAAAAAAACAGAACAGGATCTGCAGCACCACAGAGCCATGGTACAAAGTCTCTTTGATGCCGTTCCTGTTGGTCTGGCCATAATAAAAAACCGGACCTTTATCTCCGTGAACAAAGCTTTAGAGCAACTACTCGGTCGCTCTATCGATGATCTGAAAGGATTGCCCACTCGCAAATTATACCCAAATCATGAAGAATTTTTCCGCGTCCGCGATCTTCTCTACAACAAACTTTGGCGCACAGGTACGCACAATTACGTAGAAACTCAGCTGATGTCTGCAGATGGTTCCTTTCGGGATGTATCACTCTCGGCTGCAGCGATTAACCCTGACAACCCTCAGGAAGGGGCGGCAGTTGCCATTTACGACCAGACCCAACAGAAACACACTCAAAAAATGCTCCAACTGAGTGAAGATCGCTTTCGCACTATTGCCCACTTCAGCGGTCATATACTTTATGATTACGATATTCAAAGCGGCAACATTACCTGGACCGGCGAAACAGAAAATATGACAGGATATCCCCTGACCGCTCTTAATGAACTCGGTATTGCAGGTTGGTTTGATCAAGTTCACCCAGCGGATCTTGAAAGAGTTAAAAAAGAACTGGAAAGAACAACCGCAGAACACAATCTTTTCCAAACTTCATACCGATTCAAAAAAGCCGATGGTACCTATATTCATGTCGAGGAAGAGGGCGTACCTTTTTATGACGAAAACAGCTTGGCTACCCAGATGGTCGGCATTGTCCGAGATATCACTAGCCGAGTTAAAACTGAACAGGAACTTATCGACAGCGAATACCGCTACCGCACCTTATTTGAATCAGCTGGTAATGCACAGTTTCTCCTTCATAACGGGATCATCATCAATTGCAACCAGCAAGCGCTTAAACTTTTTTGTTGCTCTCGGGAAGATCTGATCGGACTCACGCCCTTAGCCATTTCTCCAGAAAAACAATCGGACGGACGCTCAAGTCAGGAAAAAATCCTTGAGAACAAAAAGCTCCTTAGGCAAGGGCTACCTCTTCGGTTTGAATGGACGCATCAAACTTTTGACGGCAGACTATTCGAGGCAGAAATCTACCTAAATTCCATGCTTATCTCCGGGATCGAATGTGTCCATGCCAACATGCGGGACATTACCGATCGCAAAAAGGCGGAAAGGGATCTACGGGAGAGTGAATTTCGTTTTCGCTCCTTTTATAACACCAACCCGGAAGGCATTGCCCTCTTGAATTTTGAAGGAATAGTGCTGGACACCAACAAGTCTTTTCTTCGAGAAAGCGGCTATGAACTTGAGCAATGCGTTGGCTATCATTTTCGAGAATTTGTCCAGAACGAACAGGAACAGGCTAAGCTTGTCGAAGCCATTGCTGCTCTCAAATCGGGTATTGCCAATACCGTTCCCCTTGAAGTTTCGTATGTCAACGCCCAGGGAATAACAGTTCCCGTGTCCGTCAAAGGGTGGTTGGTAGTCGATAACACAAGTCAACCTATGTATATAGGCGTATTCATTAGAAACCTCTCTGTTGAAAAAGCCTTGAGCCTTGAAAAGGCAGCTTTGGAAAAACAAATCATTCAAGCGCAAAAATCAGAAGCCATAGGTACGTTGGCAGGTGGCATTGCCCATGATTTCAACAATATCCTGGGAGGCCTGATTGGCTACACTGAATTGGCACTTCTAAAAATGCCACCAAAACATGAAAGCTCTGTTCGTGACTACCTGCAACGGGTTTTGGAGATCGGCCAACGGGCGAAGGATCTGGTACAGCAGATACTTCGCTTTTCACGCCACTCAAATGCAAAGGTCGAACCCATCACTGTAGTGCCCATAGTCAAAGAATCTCTACGACTCCTGCGTTCCACTATTCCCAGCACCATCTCCATACACCCTCAAATAGACCTCAAAGACGAGCAGATCTTAGGCGACGCCACCCAGTTGCACCAGATCATCATGAACCTGGCCACGAACAGCTACCATGCTATGCGGAGGACAGGCGGCACCCTGACAATCAGTGTTGAAAAAGTGAATTTTGAACTCTGTAGACGTTTTTTGACCATGGAAATCCCCCCAGGGGAGTACATCAAACTTTCAGTCAAAGATACGGGGACCGGAATATCTCCCACAGTCCTGGATCGCATGTTCGAGCCCTACTTCACCACCAAGGAAGTGAACGAGGGAACCGGGCTGGGCCTCGCAGTGACCATGGGGCTTGTCAAAAGCCACAAAGGGCTTATTGAAGTGGACACTGAAATCGGTATAGGATCGTGTTTTTCCATCTATCTACCACTGGTTAACGCTGCTGCACTTCCAGCTTTAGCGGCTGAAACACGGCTTTCTCTTGGACATGGAGAACGTATTTTGGTGGTCGACGATGAAGACTATTTTCGGGAAGTCATTCGGGAGGGCTTGAGTCTCTTAGGCTATAGTGTTGAGGTACATGCCAGCAGCATGCAAACGTTGCAACAGTTCAAGCAAACTCCCATGGACTATGATCTGCTCATATCCGACCTGACCATGCCGGAAATGACGGGGACCGATCTAGCTCAGCGAATATTGGCGATTCGCCCTTCACTGCCTATTATCCTTTGCACGGGATTCAGCGAAACGATCACAGAAGAAAATGCTTCTCACTTCGGCATTGCACAGTTACTATTAAAACCTATAAATATTGAAGATATGGCCTCAGCAGTACACAGAGTGCTTGCACAGAACGATGCATCATCACAAAGCTGA
- a CDS encoding hotdog domain-containing protein — MPQPRDTVYYKILPLAQDPALRRRYMVVDEPLPGNMRFGLLLEILDKVAEEAALAYVNQHHPTARVVTAAIDTIVIRQAVDINRDLTFAATINHIGRSSLEIGIRVEQPGSPNDHIASCYFTMVARSGYGENVSSVALPPIDYVSPLERRRAGKALARREEYRYQQAALHEPPSREEWEQLNRLHDSQDAAGFCGLLCANLVTDAWERTYPDQENVPFTIFGGYLIRRAFELSSICSELVAPDRSIIAGVNRINFFHPVRMGDKLHFTSRVVYTSDSYICVEAGIERISRDRKAKALSNTCLFTFANIDGNLKHHQVPEVYPTTYAEDARYLAAHRSLQMLLRYEQLI, encoded by the coding sequence ATGCCTCAGCCACGCGATACCGTTTACTACAAAATCTTACCTCTGGCACAAGACCCCGCCTTACGACGACGCTACATGGTGGTGGATGAACCTTTACCCGGAAACATGCGATTTGGCCTGTTGCTGGAAATCCTGGACAAGGTTGCGGAAGAAGCGGCCCTTGCCTATGTCAACCAGCATCACCCCACCGCTCGGGTAGTGACCGCAGCCATTGATACTATCGTGATCAGACAGGCAGTGGATATTAACCGTGATCTCACCTTTGCAGCCACCATCAACCACATAGGCCGCAGCTCCCTTGAAATTGGCATTCGGGTCGAACAGCCCGGATCCCCCAATGATCATATTGCTTCCTGCTATTTCACCATGGTGGCCCGTTCCGGATATGGCGAAAATGTCAGCTCAGTCGCCCTCCCCCCCATTGATTATGTCAGCCCCCTTGAACGAAGGCGTGCAGGTAAGGCGCTGGCCAGACGCGAGGAATACCGTTATCAGCAGGCCGCATTACACGAACCGCCAAGCCGGGAAGAGTGGGAACAGCTCAATCGGCTCCATGACAGCCAGGATGCAGCCGGCTTTTGCGGATTGCTCTGCGCCAATCTGGTAACAGATGCCTGGGAACGCACCTACCCGGACCAGGAAAACGTCCCCTTTACCATTTTTGGTGGGTATCTCATTCGCCGAGCCTTTGAACTCAGTTCTATCTGCTCAGAGCTTGTTGCCCCTGACCGTTCGATCATCGCGGGCGTCAATCGTATCAACTTTTTTCACCCGGTTCGCATGGGGGACAAACTTCACTTTACCTCACGGGTAGTCTACACCAGCGATTCCTACATCTGTGTCGAAGCCGGAATTGAACGTATCAGCCGAGACCGAAAGGCCAAGGCGCTTTCCAATACCTGCCTTTTTACCTTTGCCAATATTGACGGCAACCTCAAGCATCACCAGGTCCCGGAAGTCTACCCCACGACCTATGCCGAAGATGCACGCTATCTTGCGGCACATCGCAGCCTGCAAATGCTGCTGCGTTATGAGCAACTCATCTAA
- a CDS encoding DUF2284 domain-containing protein, whose product MNTHLLRDKEIIDGLQAQARSLGASATGLLLPGQVIVKARFAQMCAGPPSCPSYGLAPGCPPHAPAPEDFQRLLQSFHTVLVFKIDAPVTDLMGERRLSLARTIHRIAATLERSALSRGINKAKAWAAGSCKELFCGEYEACVVLATSAPCRFPDLARPSLSAVGVDFAAMAHQLSWPFGQLTKTVTPEEEPAMGLLAGLVLLG is encoded by the coding sequence ATGAACACGCATCTCCTCAGGGACAAGGAAATAATCGACGGTCTGCAGGCGCAGGCCCGTTCCTTAGGCGCATCCGCGACCGGACTTCTTTTGCCTGGACAAGTTATCGTCAAGGCCCGATTCGCCCAGATGTGCGCTGGTCCTCCTTCCTGCCCCAGCTACGGCCTCGCTCCGGGTTGCCCGCCCCATGCGCCCGCTCCCGAGGATTTCCAACGGTTGTTGCAGTCTTTCCACACCGTGCTTGTCTTTAAGATCGATGCACCTGTGACAGACCTGATGGGAGAGAGGCGGTTATCTCTTGCCCGCACCATTCACCGCATTGCTGCTACCTTGGAGAGATCTGCGCTCAGCCGTGGCATCAATAAGGCCAAGGCCTGGGCGGCGGGTTCCTGCAAGGAACTTTTTTGCGGGGAATACGAGGCCTGCGTAGTCCTGGCAACAAGTGCTCCCTGTCGCTTTCCTGATTTGGCCCGTCCATCTCTATCAGCGGTTGGTGTGGACTTTGCTGCAATGGCTCACCAGCTCAGCTGGCCTTTTGGCCAACTGACCAAAACAGTTACGCCAGAGGAGGAACCAGCAATGGGTCTTCTGGCGGGTTTGGTCCTCCTGGGCTGA
- a CDS encoding putative sulfate exporter family transporter, protein MAQDENTVIDHGKSQWSDLWTKEDFLAIWLGFAIIAVCLFAYFNFGPKADFAAKITAANEVQQAEMAQAPFKTIAWHQAQDEKGKLKASKSSFGQFVSHWTKKPGKWKDNPMDAFYMDEAGANALNEKGRPTYEAAKAKESASLSAAQQAQDAAQQADYSNNDLNTQAEAQIAAWRADHKKMAKAKKKTQHKAYNYIPTLIGLCIFMILIFGSGIRLMGMSFGAFAKGFGVVFFVAVLAYTLGGQAISKQYGFGAEAWAVLLGMVLANTIGTPRWVLPACQVEFFIKTGLVLLGAEVLFSKILAIGVPGIFVAWVVTPIVLISTYIFGQKVLKIPSKTLNIVISADMSVCGTSAAIATAAACRAKKEELTLSIGLSLVFTAIMMIVMPAVIKAIGLPEILGGAWMGGTIDSTGAVAAAGAFLGEKAMYVAATIKMIQNVMIGVTAFCVAMYWCFKVETNAGRTVGAGEIWHRFPKFVLGFMAASVIFSLIDANLGHDLSGAMVDQGVVRGGTRLLRGWFFALSFAAIGLSTNFRELAKYFKGGKPLILYVCGQSLNLVLTLAMAYIMFYLVFPEITAKI, encoded by the coding sequence ATGGCGCAGGATGAAAACACGGTTATTGACCACGGAAAAAGTCAGTGGTCGGATCTCTGGACCAAGGAGGACTTTCTGGCTATATGGCTTGGTTTTGCCATTATAGCGGTTTGCCTTTTTGCCTATTTTAATTTTGGTCCAAAAGCAGATTTCGCAGCTAAAATTACGGCTGCAAACGAGGTGCAGCAGGCTGAAATGGCCCAGGCTCCCTTCAAAACCATCGCCTGGCATCAGGCTCAAGACGAAAAAGGCAAACTTAAAGCATCCAAGTCTTCCTTTGGCCAATTTGTTTCCCACTGGACGAAAAAACCGGGAAAATGGAAAGACAACCCCATGGACGCCTTCTATATGGATGAGGCGGGGGCAAACGCCTTAAACGAAAAGGGACGCCCAACCTATGAGGCGGCAAAAGCCAAGGAATCCGCTTCTCTGAGTGCAGCGCAACAGGCGCAAGACGCAGCACAGCAGGCGGATTACTCCAACAATGACTTGAATACGCAGGCAGAAGCTCAGATTGCAGCCTGGCGTGCCGACCACAAGAAAATGGCCAAGGCCAAAAAGAAAACCCAACATAAAGCCTACAACTACATCCCCACTCTGATTGGCTTATGCATCTTCATGATTTTGATCTTTGGAAGCGGCATTCGCCTCATGGGGATGAGCTTTGGCGCCTTTGCCAAGGGCTTTGGTGTGGTTTTCTTTGTCGCCGTTCTTGCCTATACTCTTGGTGGTCAGGCCATTTCCAAGCAGTACGGATTTGGTGCCGAGGCCTGGGCCGTCCTTCTTGGTATGGTCTTAGCGAACACTATCGGGACACCTCGCTGGGTTCTCCCTGCCTGTCAGGTAGAATTTTTCATCAAAACGGGTCTGGTTCTTCTCGGTGCGGAAGTTCTTTTCAGCAAGATTCTGGCCATCGGTGTTCCAGGAATTTTTGTCGCCTGGGTCGTGACTCCCATTGTTTTGATCAGCACCTACATATTCGGACAAAAAGTCCTCAAAATTCCTTCTAAAACCCTCAATATCGTTATTTCTGCCGATATGTCGGTCTGCGGTACCTCTGCCGCCATTGCCACGGCAGCAGCCTGTCGGGCTAAAAAAGAGGAGTTGACTCTTTCCATCGGGTTATCTCTGGTGTTTACCGCCATTATGATGATTGTCATGCCGGCTGTGATCAAAGCCATTGGGCTGCCTGAAATTCTTGGTGGAGCCTGGATGGGTGGAACCATTGACTCGACCGGTGCGGTTGCCGCAGCCGGTGCCTTCCTCGGCGAAAAAGCGATGTATGTCGCGGCAACCATCAAGATGATTCAGAACGTCATGATCGGTGTCACCGCGTTCTGTGTCGCCATGTACTGGTGCTTTAAAGTGGAGACCAACGCTGGTCGAACTGTTGGCGCAGGTGAAATCTGGCACCGTTTTCCCAAATTTGTCCTGGGCTTCATGGCAGCATCTGTGATCTTTTCTCTGATCGATGCCAACCTCGGCCATGATTTAAGTGGTGCCATGGTGGATCAGGGGGTTGTTCGCGGCGGTACCCGCCTGCTCCGTGGATGGTTCTTTGCCCTCTCTTTTGCGGCGATCGGCCTCTCAACCAACTTTCGTGAGCTCGCTAAATACTTTAAAGGCGGCAAACCGTTGATCCTGTATGTCTGCGGTCAGAGCCTCAATCTGGTCTTGACACTGGCCATGGCCTATATCATGTTCTATTTGGTCTTTCCGGAGATTACCGCTAAGATCTGA
- a CDS encoding DUF3365 domain-containing protein: MHLPKPHTLQTKFISGLIGAILGLGILFSCGFYLHLRAVLEEEVQDKARRIFSYVDSIQHYVRGVLRPKMYASYPESFILEAMSSSYISRNIMTRINAPGDGTLYRRVAEDARNPDFEANSRERELIDYFRNRQNTPLWQGYQYIQGEKYYVMSRPVRFTKECMYCHGKAEDAPQALVASYGMRGFGKTLGAIAGVDVVGISVNSSVGRVERTILTYFGCFGLGTVLFFFATNVLFKVLVVNNLKRLQQAFTTELDSDRLPAPHETDDEVEGLVDSIEKMSQHLFQAKMQLQHYADNLRQMVDDRTRALSNEVEARRDDVQLFVQILENMSLSTTRAELWRSSLPQICQRFDAQSIFYLCTMGSQDSFVWPEDAPPPALPENLIDLLTGSRCIIQDSNAYIPVESSSGNAEGLLGLRWATTTEANMHDPNILLALGRQLGSSADNITAIDSLLRQMDILQTIVDGISDPLVLLDGDCTVLTVNKAARQLHAVLSSGKHSDGNILPYFFDEKNLCLPLKASLAKGLPSTGEYRVGPNRSFSLSLYPVNAFNGKSGQIVLYARETTSEKQMQAQVWQAEKMATVGKLSAGLAHEINNPLGVILCYAGLLKQGVTDQQHLADLEIIERHTRQAQRVLKDLLGFARPKTADSGSADICAVLRRMQEVFKVQAIKKGVEIQLDVPKEPLMVTMGMGQLEQVLTNLLLNSLDAITTSQGVIRLHLVPLGDSKIQLIVEDSGMGIAHDVASHVFDPFYSTKETGAGTGLGLTVVYGMINDIGGTIEVGSSADLVGACFTLTLPRTMPPMQTQGNDVV, encoded by the coding sequence ATGCACCTGCCTAAACCGCACACTCTGCAAACCAAATTTATCTCAGGACTGATCGGAGCCATTCTTGGCTTGGGTATTCTCTTCTCCTGTGGTTTTTATCTTCATCTGCGCGCTGTTCTGGAAGAGGAGGTGCAGGATAAAGCGCGGCGTATTTTCAGCTATGTTGACTCCATCCAGCATTATGTACGTGGAGTTCTGCGCCCAAAAATGTATGCGAGTTACCCTGAGAGTTTTATTCTTGAGGCGATGTCCTCCTCCTATATCTCTCGAAATATCATGACCCGGATTAATGCCCCCGGAGACGGCACCCTCTATCGCCGTGTTGCCGAAGACGCCCGTAATCCTGACTTTGAAGCAAACAGCAGAGAACGCGAACTGATCGACTATTTTCGCAACAGACAAAACACACCTCTCTGGCAGGGATACCAATATATTCAGGGCGAAAAATACTACGTCATGTCCAGGCCGGTACGTTTTACCAAGGAGTGTATGTACTGTCATGGCAAGGCCGAAGATGCACCCCAGGCCCTGGTTGCAAGTTACGGCATGCGTGGTTTTGGCAAAACACTTGGCGCTATAGCTGGGGTTGATGTGGTTGGAATTTCAGTCAACAGCAGCGTAGGCCGGGTTGAGCGAACCATCCTCACCTATTTTGGCTGTTTTGGACTGGGAACGGTACTGTTCTTTTTTGCCACCAACGTGCTTTTCAAAGTCCTGGTCGTCAATAACCTCAAACGACTGCAGCAGGCTTTTACCACTGAGCTTGATTCTGATCGACTTCCCGCTCCCCATGAAACTGACGATGAAGTAGAAGGACTTGTTGACTCCATTGAAAAGATGAGCCAGCATCTCTTTCAGGCTAAGATGCAACTGCAGCACTATGCAGATAACCTGCGCCAGATGGTTGACGATCGTACCAGGGCACTGAGTAACGAGGTAGAAGCACGCCGTGATGATGTGCAACTCTTTGTGCAGATTCTTGAAAACATGAGCCTCAGCACAACAAGGGCCGAGCTCTGGCGCTCTTCCCTGCCCCAAATCTGTCAACGATTTGATGCCCAGAGTATTTTTTATCTCTGCACCATGGGCTCGCAGGATTCTTTCGTCTGGCCCGAAGATGCCCCTCCACCCGCGCTCCCTGAAAATCTCATTGATCTGCTCACCGGAAGCCGTTGTATTATTCAAGACAGCAATGCCTACATTCCGGTTGAGTCCAGTAGCGGCAACGCCGAAGGGTTGCTGGGATTACGCTGGGCAACCACGACAGAAGCCAACATGCACGACCCAAACATTCTGTTGGCCCTCGGGCGACAACTGGGGTCTTCTGCTGACAATATCACCGCTATTGACAGTCTTCTTCGTCAGATGGATATCCTCCAGACCATCGTCGATGGTATCTCAGATCCACTGGTCCTTCTGGATGGGGACTGCACAGTGCTCACCGTCAACAAGGCCGCACGCCAACTGCATGCAGTCCTTTCCTCCGGAAAACACAGTGATGGCAATATATTGCCCTATTTTTTTGATGAGAAGAATCTCTGCCTGCCCCTCAAAGCCTCTCTTGCCAAAGGGCTGCCCTCCACCGGTGAATACAGGGTTGGCCCAAATCGTTCATTTTCCCTGAGTCTTTACCCGGTCAACGCATTCAACGGAAAGTCCGGGCAAATCGTTTTATACGCACGCGAAACAACCAGCGAAAAGCAGATGCAGGCCCAGGTTTGGCAGGCAGAGAAGATGGCCACTGTTGGCAAACTCTCAGCCGGTCTAGCCCATGAGATTAACAACCCCCTGGGAGTTATCCTCTGTTACGCTGGACTCTTAAAGCAGGGAGTCACAGACCAGCAGCATCTTGCCGACCTGGAAATCATCGAGCGACATACTCGCCAGGCTCAGCGGGTACTTAAAGATCTGCTCGGATTTGCCCGCCCCAAAACAGCCGATTCGGGCTCGGCTGATATCTGTGCAGTTTTGAGGCGAATGCAAGAGGTATTCAAGGTTCAGGCGATCAAAAAAGGAGTAGAAATTCAGCTCGATGTACCAAAAGAACCACTTATGGTAACCATGGGAATGGGCCAACTCGAACAGGTCCTGACCAATCTCCTCCTCAACAGCCTGGACGCCATCACAACTTCACAAGGGGTCATTCGACTCCATCTTGTTCCCCTTGGCGACAGTAAGATCCAGCTGATCGTCGAGGACTCCGGTATGGGGATAGCCCATGACGTGGCCTCCCATGTCTTTGATCCATTTTACTCGACCAAAGAGACCGGTGCGGGAACAGGTCTTGGGCTGACCGTGGTCTACGGCATGATCAACGATATTGGCGGGACTATCGAGGTAGGTTCTTCAGCTGATCTGGTGGGAGCCTGCTTTACTCTTACACTCCCCCGAACTATGCCACCAATGCAAACACAGGGTAATGATGTTGTCTAA